CTGCTTCTCTCTAGTGGTCACGCATGATGGTCTCGCTGGTCTTTACTATGACACGGCGCCTGAGGCATGGAAGGTGGCATCGGCGCTCTCAGCAAAGATCCACATCCGCTGGGTTGATAAGCTCTACAAGCGCGTGCTCTCCGTGATGCCGGAGATGTACGACGATCTCTGGACCGCAGGCAAAGGCATGTACAAGATGGAGCCTGCTGTTGCCGATGGTGGGGAAGTAGTAATCTACAGCCCGCATATAGATGAGGTCAGCTACACGCACGGCAAGATCATTGACGAGATTGGTTACCACTGCCGCGACTATTTTTTGAAGCAGTGGGAGAAGTTCAAACACTATCCCGGCGGAGTGGTGGCCCACTCCACGCATGTGAAAGGTCTGGGCACATATGACGCTGCGACGGGTGTGGAAAAGCCTCGCATCCAGGTGAGCCTGGCGACGCGCATTCCCGAAGAGCGCTGCCACCGCATTAATCTTGGTTATATAGACCCGGCGACCATCAAGATCGATGAGTGGCGCAATCGGGAAGATGAAGGTGTGCTGGTTGTTCCGCGCGCCGGTGAAACTTTATATCGCTTGAAGCAGAAGGGCGCAACTGCGCCGTAGGAGAGCACGTGGCAGCGAAAATTGGAGTGGTGGGACTGGGCGTGATGGGCTCAAATCTGGCCCTGAATATGGAACGCAATGGTTTTCCCGTTGTGGGATACGACCTGGACGCGAACAAAATGCGCGCGTTCCTTAACGGTCCGGCGAAGAGCAAGAAGGTCACTGGTGTAGATTCACCAGCCGCCCTTATGGAAGCTTTGGAGAAGCCCCGGCGTATCCTTATTATGGTTCCTGCCGGAGCGCCGGTTGACAGCGCCATTGACCACCTGAAGCCGCATCTTGAGCCGGGGGACATCCTCATGGATGGCGGCAATTCCGCCTTTCTCGACACCGACCGCCGCAACAAGGCACTTGAAGCGCAAGGGTTCCTCTATATCGGGACCGGGGTCTCGGGCGGAGAAGAAGGCGCGCTGTGGGGGCCGGCCATCATGCCCGGCGGACAACCGGAAGCGTGGGAGGCTGTAGCTCCGATTCTGCGCGCCATTGCCGCCAAAGCCGACGACGGCGAGCCCTGCGTCGAATACATGGGACCGCGCGGAGCCGGCCACTACGTCAAGATGGTGCACAACGGCATCGAGTACGGCGATATGCAATTGATTGCCGAATGCTATGACTTGCTCCACCGTGGTCTTGGAATTGGTGCCGGCGAACTGCACGATATTTTTAGCGAGTGGAACAAAGGGGATCTCAAGTCCTACCTGGTTGAGATCACGGCAAACATCCTGGCAAAAAAAGATGAGCAAACCGGCAAACCTCTGGTAGATGTGATTCTCGATGAAGCCCAACAGAAGGGTACCGGAAAGCTGGCCAGCCAGAACGCGCTCGACCTGGGAGCGCCTATCCCTACCATCAACGCCGCGGTTGAAAGCCGCATTTTGTCGGCGCTCAAACCGCAGCGCGTTGCCGCCAGCAAAGTGCTGCGCGGGCCGGTCCCGTCGTTCAAGGGTGATAAGCAGAAGCTGATCAAGGCAGTCGAGCACGCGCTTTATGCCAGCAAGGTCACCTCGTACGCTCAAGGCATGGCTTTGATACAAATTGCGTCAGGGGAATATAAATACGACCTGCGTCCCAAGAACATCGCCAAGATCTGGCGCGCCGGTTGCATCATCCGCGCGACGTTGCTCGGTCAGATCATGGCCGCTTACGATCGCAACCCTGCGTTGACGAACCTGCTGCTCGATGAAGCTTTCCGCGACGCGGTTGCAAGCCGCCAGGACTCTTGGCGCCTGGTCGTTCAAACTGCCGTAGGAATGGGGATTCCCGTTCTGGCGATCGGTTCATCACTGGCATACTTCGATGCCTACCGCAGTGAACGCCTGCCGGCGAATTTGACGCAGGCCCAGCGTGATTATTTCGGGGCGCATACCTACCGGCGCACCGACAAAGACGGTGTGTTTCATACCGAGTGGACCAGCAGTGAAGTTCACGCCACCGCTGGCAAATGACGGAAGCGTCTGGTTTCTTTGCGACCTGAATGAGAGCTTTCTTCTTTTAGCTGGATGGAATTTTTGCGCAGGAGAGCAGTCTGCGGGCTTTCTGCGGTATATTTATGGAGTTTTCCATCCTGCGAGGTGCAGATGTCCCGAATGGTCCGCTGTGGGTTGATCCAGGCCAGCAATCCTCTTGGTCCCGAGAATACTCTCGAAAAAATCAAGAAAGCCATGATCGAAAAGCACTTGAAGCTGATTGATCAGGCAGCCAAAAAGAAGGTCCAGATCCTTTGCCTGCAGGAAATCTTCTATGGTCCTTATTTCTGTGCCGAGCAAAATACGCGCTGGTACGAACTGACCGAACGTGTGCCTGACGGTCCGACGATCAAGCTGATGCAGAAGATTGCGGCGAAACACCACATGGTGATGATCGTCCCGATTTATGAAGTGGAGATGACCGGCCTCTACTACAACACCGCCGCTGTTATTGACGCTGATGGCAAATATCTCGGCAAATATCGCAAGCACCACATCCCCCAGGTGGCGCCCGGCTTCTGGGAGAAGTTTTATTTCACGCCGGGAGACACCGACTACGCCGTCTTCGATACAAAGTACGCCAAGGTTGGAGTGTATATCTGCTACGACCGCCATTTCCCCGAAGGAGCACGCATCCTGGGATTGAACGGCGCCGAGATTGTCTTCAATCCTTCGGCAACCGTCGCCGGGCTTTCCGAATACCTTTGGGAGCTTGAACAGCCGGCGCACGCCGTAGCCAACGGATACTTCGTGGGAGCGCTGAACCGGGTGGGAAAAGAAGCGCCCTGGAACATCGGCGAATTCTACGGCAAGAGTTATTTCTGCAATCCACGCGGCAAAATCATCGCGCAAGCCAGCCGTGACAAAGACGAAGTCGTCGTCGCCGATCTCGACCTCGATATGATCGCAGAGGTGCGCAACACATGGCAGTTCTTCCGCGACCGGCGCCCAGACAGCTATCAGACGCTTACTGCGCAAGCTGGAAAAGCGGCCGGAACTCACTAATTCTGAGGATTTCTTATGACAAAAGACGAGATCATCAAAAAACACAAGCAGTACCTGTTTCCTTCTATCTTTACCTACTACGCTGAGCCCCTGGTTACCGACCATGCCAGCATGCAGTACCTATGGGATGCCGACGGCAAAAAGTATCTCGACTTCTTCGGTGGCATCGTCACCATCTCCGTCGGACACGCCAATCCCCGCATCACATCCAAGATCAAAGCGCAGGTTGACAAGCTGCAGCATGCATCCACTGTGTTTCCCAATGAGGCGGTGGTCGCACTGGCAGAAAAGATTGCTCAGATCACGCCGGGTGAGATCAGCCAGAGCTACTTCACCAACAGCGGAACCGAAGCCAACGAGACCGCAATTCAGCTCGCCCGCATGTATACCGGCCGTTACGAAGTGGTTGCGCTCCGCCACGGATACAGTGGCCGCTCGCAACTCGCTCAAGGTCTTACCGCTCACAACACCTGGCGCAAATCGCTGCCCGTGCCCGCTCCGGGCGTTGTGCATGCTCTGAACGCATATTGCTATCGCTGTCCTCTGGGCAAAACGTATCCGAGCTGCGAGGTTGCATGCGCCAAAGATCTCGAAGCCGTCATCCAGACCACGACCTCTGGACAGATTGCCGCCTTCATCGCCGAGCCGATCCAGGGCGTCGGCGGCTTTGTCACTCCGCCGAAAGAGTACTTCAAGATTGTCTTCAAAATTGTGAAAGACTACGGCGGTCTGTTTATCTCTGACGAGGTACAGACCGGCTGGGGCCGCACCGGCAAACGCTGGTTTGGAATCGAGCAGTGGGAGGTCACGCCCGATATCATCACGGCCGCCAAAGGGTTGGCCAACGGAGTGCCGGTGGGTGGAACATTTACCCGTCCGGAGATCGCGGCCAGCTTCAAGGGCCTGCAGATCTCGACGTTTGGCGGCAATCCCGTTACTTCCGTCGCTGCCAGGGCCACCATCGAACTGATTGAAGAAGACCGGCTGATGGATAACGCGGCTACGGTTGGCGATTACTTCCGCCAGGGCCTTGAAGAGCTGAAGCAAAAGCATGAGCTCATCGGCGATGTCCGTGGCATGGGATTGATGCAGGCCATCGAGTTCGTCAAAGATCGCACCTCCAAAGAACCCGCTCCGCAGGAAACCAACCAGTTCCTGGAAGAGTGCCGCAAGCGCGGACTGCTCATCGGCAAAGGTGGCCTGTACGGGAATGTGATCCGCATGTCTCCGCCGCTCAATATTGCCAAGACCGACGTTGACGAAGCGATTCGTGCGATGGATGAAGCCCTGATGGCAATGGCTCCGGCCGCGGTCGGCGCGGGAAAGGCCCGCTGACCGGATGAGCGCCACATCTCCTGTAGCATCTTCTACTACGGCGGGAAGGTCCATAGAATCCAGCCCGCTGTATAACCACGACCTTGCCCCGGCTGGCCCTGAAAAGCGCACCTGGACTACCTACAACTACGCCGCACTCTGGGTCTCGATGTCCGTCAATATTCTGACGTACATGCTCGCGGCCAGCCTGATTCAAGGCGGCATGAACTGGAAGCAGGCGGTGTTGACGGTCTTTCTGGGCAACACCATCGTCCTGGCTCCCATGCTTCTGAATTCGCAGCCCGGCGCCCGTTACGGCGTTCCCTTTCCGGTGCTGGCCCGTGCATCGTTCGGAGTGCTGGGTGCGAACTTCGCGGCGGTGCTGCGGGCTCTGGTCGCTTGCGGATGGTTTGGAATTCAAAGCTGGATCGGCGGCGAGGCCATCAATACGCTGCTCGGAACTGTCTGGCCGGCGTGGCGCAACAACCCGCATGGCGTCGCCATCTGCTTCACCATCTTCTGGGCGATCAACGTGATCGTAATCCTCAGAGGTATCGAGTACATTCGCTTTCTGCAAGGTCTCAGCGCGCCGATTCTGCTGGCGGTCGGCCTGCTCCTGTTGGGATGGGCTTATTTCGGCGCCGGTGGCTTCGGTCCCATGCTCTCCGCGCCCTCCCAGTTCTCGAGCACCGGCGATTTTCTGAAATTCCTCATCCCCGCGCTCAACGGAACGGTCGGCTTCTGGTCAACCGTCTCTCTCAACATTCCCGACTTCACCCGCTTTGCCAAAGACGAACGCGGACAAGCCATCGGACAAGCCATCGCGCTGCCGCTCACCATGACGCTCTACTCGTTCATCGGTGTGGCCGTCACTTCGGCGACGGTCGTGATCTACGACACGGCCATCTGGGACCCGGTCCAACTCCTCAGCCGCTTCCACTCTCCGGTCGCGGTTGTGATTTCGTTACTGGCCATTCTGCTCGCGACTCTCAACGTCAATATCGGCGCCAACGTGGTCTCCCCGGCCAATGATTTTTCCAACCTTTGGCCGCGCAAAATCTCATTCAAAACCGGCGGCGTCATCACCTGCTTCATCGGCGTTGCCATGATGCCGTGGAAGCTGCTGGCCAATCACAAGACATTTATCTTTGGCTGGTTGGGCGGATACGCCGCTGTGCTGGGCCCGGTGGCGGGAATCATGATCTGCGACTACTACCTGGTCCGGCGCAAGCGTCTCGTGGTGAATGACCTGTATTTGCGCGGTGGAGAATACGAATACTCCAGCGGCTTCAACTGGCGGGCCATTGCGGCATTGGTGATCGGCTCAGCCGTGGCGCTCATGGGACTGGTCATTCCATCGGTCAGGTTTCTCTACGACTACTCCTGGTTTGTAGGATTTGCCGTGGCGTTTGTAAGTTACTACACCCTCATGCGTACCGGAAAGTAGTTCTCAGTTCTCAGAAAAAGGCCACCGCGGATTACGCGGATTCTCGCGGATCGGGTGGGGGCCCCCCTTGCCGGCTTGGGGGTAATCTGTAAGTTATCTACGACCCAAATTGGGCAAAATGAAAATGAGCTTTTTGGGACATAGCAAATGTGAGGCCACCCCCCATGCATGCTTGGGGGCAACGTCCGTAAATCATTGATAATCAATGGGAGCCAGAAATGGCTGCCATGCATGGAACGTGGGTTTGGAACAAGGGTTAATGTTACTTCGCGGTAAACCTGATAAATACAGTTTCCAGTTTCAAGTTTCGAGAACAGCTCACCGAATTTTCAAAGATCCATAAGAGGCCCGAGCCTCGCACTCTGGATGCTAGATACACTTCTAAGCCCATGATGACCTATGATCTATTAAGAATCAATACTTTGATACCACTTTGGTGCCAGGGGAGGCGCGAAGTCCAGGTTAATCGGTAACTGGGTTGGCTGGGACGGGTGGGAATTGGTAGACTTTGGCGGTGAACGCCGCAGCCGCAGAGCCGCAAACTAGTCCTACGCCCATCCTGGATTGTCTGGCTCCCCTGCCGCCGCCGGTAAAGCCAGGTTCGCAGGTGAAGCAAGGCTCACCGGTAAAGCGAGGTTCAGGCTCCGCACGTTTGGTTGGATGGGTCATAAGCTTTGCACGTTTCATTGGACAGGTCATAGTCGCGTTGCTGTTCTTCGGACTTGTGTTCTCAGTCCTCTGGGTCTTGAGCGACTGGGAGCGGTTGTTCCCAGGTTGGACAAGCAGCAAGTTCCTTTCAGCCGGACTGGTGATTGTGTTGGCAAAACTGGCAACAACCGTTATTCATGAAGGCGGACACCTGCTGGCCGGCCTCTGCTTGGGCTTTCGCTTCAGCTCAATGCACATCGGCCGGATACAGATTGATCGCCCTTTTCGAATCTCACGGTATCGAGGTCCTGGTGGATGGTTCAGCGGAGCCGTGAACCTGCTTCCCAGCAAGACGGGGAAACTCAGCCTGCGCGCCCTGGCGATGGTGTTTGCAGGGCCGGCAGCTACTCTCTTGTCGGCTTATGTAATGTTCCTGTTGCCCTATTCCAAGGGCTTCACCTCCAAAATTTTTATTTTCTTTTTAGTGCTGAGCGGCGTCCTCAGTCTCATTCCGGCCCGGGGCCGAGTCTCGCATTCTGATGGCGCGCGTATCTTGATGCTGTTGCAGAATCGCGAGCGGGGCGAGCGCTGGCTGGCGCTACTAAAACTAATTGGGGAGATGGCAGAGGGAGTTCCATTCGAATCGCTATCGCCTGATTTTCTGGCCAAAGCCGTTGCCATCCAGGACAATTCGCCGGACACGGTTGCCGGCCACTACTTTGCCTACTGTGCGGCATGGTGGCAGCACAAAGATGCAGAGGCCGCGAGGTTGCTGGAAACCTGCCTGCAGTACTCCGGTTACACTACGCCGATGGTACGCGAGGGGTTGATATGTGATGCCTCCATTTTTCAGGCGAGAAGGCGGAAGCGGGTTGACCTGGCGGAACAATGGCTGGCGGTACTGCCTGATTCCACAGTCATGCTGGGGCTGCATTCCAGGGTTGACGCCGGGATCCTGGAAGCGAAAGGCGATATCGAAGGCGCTCTGAAAAAGCTGGATGATGCGGAAATGCTAACCCTCACA
Above is a genomic segment from Terriglobales bacterium containing:
- the gndA gene encoding NADP-dependent phosphogluconate dehydrogenase gives rise to the protein MAAKIGVVGLGVMGSNLALNMERNGFPVVGYDLDANKMRAFLNGPAKSKKVTGVDSPAALMEALEKPRRILIMVPAGAPVDSAIDHLKPHLEPGDILMDGGNSAFLDTDRRNKALEAQGFLYIGTGVSGGEEGALWGPAIMPGGQPEAWEAVAPILRAIAAKADDGEPCVEYMGPRGAGHYVKMVHNGIEYGDMQLIAECYDLLHRGLGIGAGELHDIFSEWNKGDLKSYLVEITANILAKKDEQTGKPLVDVILDEAQQKGTGKLASQNALDLGAPIPTINAAVESRILSALKPQRVAASKVLRGPVPSFKGDKQKLIKAVEHALYASKVTSYAQGMALIQIASGEYKYDLRPKNIAKIWRAGCIIRATLLGQIMAAYDRNPALTNLLLDEAFRDAVASRQDSWRLVVQTAVGMGIPVLAIGSSLAYFDAYRSERLPANLTQAQRDYFGAHTYRRTDKDGVFHTEWTSSEVHATAGK
- a CDS encoding nitrilase-related carbon-nitrogen hydrolase — protein: MSRMVRCGLIQASNPLGPENTLEKIKKAMIEKHLKLIDQAAKKKVQILCLQEIFYGPYFCAEQNTRWYELTERVPDGPTIKLMQKIAAKHHMVMIVPIYEVEMTGLYYNTAAVIDADGKYLGKYRKHHIPQVAPGFWEKFYFTPGDTDYAVFDTKYAKVGVYICYDRHFPEGARILGLNGAEIVFNPSATVAGLSEYLWELEQPAHAVANGYFVGALNRVGKEAPWNIGEFYGKSYFCNPRGKIIAQASRDKDEVVVADLDLDMIAEVRNTWQFFRDRRPDSYQTLTAQAGKAAGTH
- a CDS encoding aspartate aminotransferase family protein, which translates into the protein MTKDEIIKKHKQYLFPSIFTYYAEPLVTDHASMQYLWDADGKKYLDFFGGIVTISVGHANPRITSKIKAQVDKLQHASTVFPNEAVVALAEKIAQITPGEISQSYFTNSGTEANETAIQLARMYTGRYEVVALRHGYSGRSQLAQGLTAHNTWRKSLPVPAPGVVHALNAYCYRCPLGKTYPSCEVACAKDLEAVIQTTTSGQIAAFIAEPIQGVGGFVTPPKEYFKIVFKIVKDYGGLFISDEVQTGWGRTGKRWFGIEQWEVTPDIITAAKGLANGVPVGGTFTRPEIAASFKGLQISTFGGNPVTSVAARATIELIEEDRLMDNAATVGDYFRQGLEELKQKHELIGDVRGMGLMQAIEFVKDRTSKEPAPQETNQFLEECRKRGLLIGKGGLYGNVIRMSPPLNIAKTDVDEAIRAMDEALMAMAPAAVGAGKAR
- a CDS encoding NCS1 family nucleobase:cation symporter-1, encoding MSATSPVASSTTAGRSIESSPLYNHDLAPAGPEKRTWTTYNYAALWVSMSVNILTYMLAASLIQGGMNWKQAVLTVFLGNTIVLAPMLLNSQPGARYGVPFPVLARASFGVLGANFAAVLRALVACGWFGIQSWIGGEAINTLLGTVWPAWRNNPHGVAICFTIFWAINVIVILRGIEYIRFLQGLSAPILLAVGLLLLGWAYFGAGGFGPMLSAPSQFSSTGDFLKFLIPALNGTVGFWSTVSLNIPDFTRFAKDERGQAIGQAIALPLTMTLYSFIGVAVTSATVVIYDTAIWDPVQLLSRFHSPVAVVISLLAILLATLNVNIGANVVSPANDFSNLWPRKISFKTGGVITCFIGVAMMPWKLLANHKTFIFGWLGGYAAVLGPVAGIMICDYYLVRRKRLVVNDLYLRGGEYEYSSGFNWRAIAALVIGSAVALMGLVIPSVRFLYDYSWFVGFAVAFVSYYTLMRTGK